The proteins below come from a single Drosophila miranda strain MSH22 chromosome Y unlocalized genomic scaffold, D.miranda_PacBio2.1 Contig_Y1_pilon, whole genome shotgun sequence genomic window:
- the LOC117191689 gene encoding proteoglycan 4-like — MGDTQSRRQAYQVEREEQRSSRSRSPELQLLASPLVSTAGSMGPTVSPMVSPGYTEAESDLELREEPLTSSSKEPRTSKREGPRTSKREEPHTGKREEHRTSRREESRTGKREEPRTSRRKEPRTIRHEEPRTDKREKPHPSKSEERPEGGRRGRTETRKEEPSERASKRASTRSTRTAKEEESSARTRGRSTARRGDQRPTDPQVEEPQPTPAETAVKEPQTTPTETAVKEPQATQADIAEDNAAADARRLAEWHRWFALAAAAEERRQRRVWEDALTLAKRLKATQEAEKAAQEAEAERHERDCETKPIY; from the exons ATGGGTGATACACAAAGTCGGCGGCAGGCGTACCAGGTCGAGCGCGAGGAGCAAAGGTCGAGTAGGAGTAGGTCCCCGGAGCTACAATTGTTGGCCTCACCGCTAGTGTCAACCGCGGGATCCATGGGACCGACGGTGTCCCCCATGGTATCGCCGGGGTACACCGAGGCGGAAAGTGACCTAGAATTG cgcgaggagcccctGACCAGCAGTAGCAAGGAGCCCCGAACAAGCAAGCGCGAGGGGCCCCGCAccagcaagcgcgaggagccccacaccggcaagcgcgaggagcaccGGACCAGCAGACGCGAGGAGTCCCGCACcggcaagcgcgaggagccccggacCAGCAGGCGCAAGGAGCCCCGGACCATCAGGCACGAAGAGCCCCGCACCGACAAGCGCGAGAAGCCCCACCCCAGCAAGAGCGAGGAGCGGCCTGAGGGAGGAAGGAGGGGGCGCACGGAGACGCGGAAGGAGGAGCCCAGTGAGCGGGCCTCGAAGCGGGCGTCCACGCGTTCGACGCGTACGGCCAAGGAAGAGGAGTCGTCGGCACGCACAAGGGGGAGGTCGACGGCGCGGCGAGGGGATCAGCGGCCGACAGACCCACAGGTCGAGGAGCCGCAGCCAACGCCGGCCGAAACCGCGGTCAAAGAGCCGCAGACAACGCCGACCGAGACCGCGGTCAAAGAGCCGCAGGCAACGCAGGCCGACATCGCGGAAGATAACGCGGCCGCTGATGCACGACGCCTGGCGGAATGGCACCGGTGGTTCGCGCTGGCCGCGGCGGCGGAGGAGCGGAGACAACGGCGGGTATGGGAGGACGCCTTGACGCTGGCAAAGAGGCTGAAGGCCACGCAGGAGGCTGAAAAGGCGGCGCAAGAAGCGGAGGCGGAGCGCCACGAGCGAGAC TGCGAGACAAAGCCGATTTATTAA